A region from the Clostridium beijerinckii genome encodes:
- the xylA gene encoding xylose isomerase: MGKYFENVPKVNYEGINSTNMYSFKYYNPEEMIAGKSMKEHLRFAMSYWHTLCATGNDPFGSATMNRPWSNEDEMQEARNKVEAAFEFMSKLQIPYFCFHDIDIAPEGKNIEESNKNLDEIASLLKEKMNETGIKLLWGTTNLFSNPRFVHGASTSCNADIFAYSAAKVKKVLEITKELGGENVVFWGGREGYETLLNTNMELELDNFARFLKMAVDYKNKIGFEGQFLIEPKPMEPTKHQYDTDVSTVLAFLRKYNLDKDFKMNIEANHATLAGHTFEHELHVARINGVLGSVDANQGDPNLGWDTDQFPTDIYNATYAMYEILKNGGLHSGGLNFDSKVRRASFETEDLALGYISGMDTFAIGLKVASKLLEDKILENFVGDRYSSYKSAIGKKIVNNEVGFEELEKYALTLTEIKNESGRQEYLESIVNNYIMKSNIK; encoded by the coding sequence ATGGGAAAATATTTTGAGAATGTACCAAAAGTAAATTATGAGGGAATTAATTCAACTAATATGTATTCGTTTAAGTACTATAATCCAGAAGAGATGATTGCAGGAAAATCAATGAAGGAACATTTAAGATTTGCTATGTCATATTGGCATACTTTATGTGCAACTGGTAATGATCCGTTTGGATCTGCTACTATGAACAGACCATGGAGTAATGAAGATGAAATGCAAGAGGCGAGAAATAAAGTCGAGGCAGCATTTGAATTTATGAGTAAATTACAAATCCCATACTTTTGCTTTCATGATATAGATATTGCACCAGAAGGAAAAAATATAGAAGAAAGTAATAAAAACCTTGATGAAATAGCTTCTTTACTTAAAGAAAAAATGAATGAAACAGGAATTAAGTTATTATGGGGAACAACTAATTTATTTAGTAATCCAAGATTCGTTCATGGCGCTTCTACTTCTTGTAATGCAGATATATTTGCATATTCAGCAGCAAAAGTTAAAAAGGTTTTAGAAATAACAAAAGAACTAGGTGGAGAAAATGTTGTATTTTGGGGTGGAAGAGAAGGTTATGAAACTTTATTAAATACTAATATGGAGCTAGAATTAGATAATTTTGCGAGATTTTTGAAAATGGCTGTAGATTATAAAAATAAGATTGGGTTTGAAGGACAATTTTTAATTGAACCAAAACCAATGGAACCAACTAAACATCAATATGATACTGATGTATCAACTGTTTTAGCATTTTTAAGAAAATATAATTTAGATAAAGATTTTAAAATGAATATAGAAGCTAACCATGCAACTTTAGCAGGGCATACTTTTGAACATGAGTTACATGTAGCTAGAATAAATGGAGTACTAGGTAGTGTTGATGCAAATCAAGGAGATCCAAATTTAGGCTGGGATACAGATCAATTTCCAACAGATATATATAATGCAACATATGCTATGTATGAAATTTTAAAGAATGGTGGCTTGCATAGTGGAGGATTAAATTTTGATTCAAAAGTTAGAAGAGCATCATTTGAAACAGAAGATTTAGCACTTGGATATATTTCAGGAATGGATACTTTTGCTATTGGATTAAAGGTAGCTAGCAAATTATTAGAAGATAAAATATTAGAAAATTTTGTGGGAGATAGATATTCAAGTTATAAAAGCGCTATTGGTAAGAAAATAGTTAATAATGAAGTTGGCTTTGAAGAATTAGAGAAATATGCACTTACATTAACTGAAATTAAAAATGAATCAGGAAGACAAGAATATTTGGAAAGCATAGTTAATAATTATATTATGAAATCAAATATTAAATAG
- a CDS encoding phosphoenolpyruvate carboxykinase, whose protein sequence is MKKEFSMSNDKVMINFTAKYCNNFESILESDGFRRILEVYLRRAKKRNSISYRYLNQALDTDSLIDIRRYLTVLMKYLTVMSVEEIVEISAAYSTLLEDRDKFIVFIEDLYLFWRKLERYAIVHRYKVQEGLAAVSFTEANANFSTLILNLYRKVEMHVAGYQPKVYRQIPAGGNACIMIHEMEWVRPKGYEVLDEVPFIDHILLETPFITYPKKNTRDGMFTEIKYNPLKYAQINKEHWFCYPAKIGGLLTFIYFHRDFMEHGISLCNLFEMARSEETRGRKPDIVYVFGAKDDGEELKTVFYDDSENDIMLGYVSHSEKIDYFGYIKKMTLTLYNLIMIKRDFLPIHGSMVNIILKSGDEANVVIMGDSGAGKSESLEAFRSLSEDYISDMTIIFDDMGTFKLEDGVINGYGTEIGAFVRLDDLDQGYAFKEMDRSIFMNPDKINARLVVPVASYKEISKGHPIDFFFYANNYEGVEEGGKYLNYFRNPEEAIKVFKSGARMAKGTTTETGLVESFFANPFGPAQKQAETNILIEKYFKTMFENGQVKVGQIRTCLGVSGQEKDGPRNAAIELFDEIKKMK, encoded by the coding sequence ATGAAAAAAGAATTTTCAATGAGTAATGACAAAGTGATGATAAATTTTACGGCGAAGTACTGTAATAATTTTGAATCTATATTAGAAAGTGATGGGTTTAGACGAATTTTAGAAGTTTATTTAAGGCGAGCTAAAAAGAGGAATTCAATATCATATAGATACTTAAATCAAGCATTAGATACAGATAGTCTTATAGATATTAGAAGATATTTAACAGTGCTCATGAAATATTTAACAGTTATGAGTGTAGAAGAAATTGTAGAAATTAGTGCAGCGTATTCAACATTATTAGAAGATAGAGATAAGTTTATAGTATTTATAGAAGATTTATATTTATTTTGGAGAAAACTTGAAAGATACGCTATAGTTCATAGATATAAAGTTCAAGAAGGACTTGCAGCTGTTAGTTTTACAGAAGCAAATGCTAATTTCTCTACATTGATTTTGAATTTATATAGAAAAGTTGAAATGCATGTAGCCGGATATCAACCAAAAGTCTACAGACAAATACCAGCAGGTGGAAATGCATGTATTATGATTCACGAAATGGAATGGGTTAGACCAAAGGGTTATGAAGTATTAGATGAAGTTCCATTTATAGACCATATTCTTCTAGAAACACCGTTTATTACTTACCCTAAGAAAAATACGAGAGATGGCATGTTTACAGAAATAAAATATAATCCTTTAAAATATGCTCAAATAAATAAGGAACATTGGTTCTGCTATCCAGCTAAAATAGGTGGATTACTTACTTTCATTTATTTCCATAGAGATTTTATGGAACATGGAATAAGTTTATGTAATTTATTTGAAATGGCAAGAAGCGAAGAGACAAGAGGTAGAAAACCAGATATTGTTTATGTATTTGGGGCTAAAGATGATGGAGAAGAACTTAAAACAGTATTTTATGATGATTCTGAAAATGATATAATGCTTGGGTATGTAAGTCATTCAGAAAAAATTGATTATTTTGGTTATATAAAGAAGATGACGCTAACACTCTACAATTTAATTATGATAAAAAGAGATTTCTTACCAATACATGGATCAATGGTAAACATTATTCTTAAAAGTGGAGATGAGGCTAATGTTGTTATTATGGGGGATAGTGGGGCAGGAAAGTCTGAAAGCTTGGAAGCTTTTAGAAGTTTAAGTGAAGATTATATTTCAGACATGACAATTATATTTGATGATATGGGTACATTTAAATTAGAAGATGGCGTTATTAATGGGTATGGAACTGAGATTGGTGCTTTTGTTAGATTAGATGATTTAGATCAAGGATATGCATTTAAAGAAATGGATAGAAGTATATTCATGAATCCAGATAAGATTAATGCAAGATTAGTTGTGCCAGTAGCATCATATAAAGAAATATCCAAAGGACATCCAATAGATTTCTTTTTCTATGCTAATAACTATGAAGGTGTTGAAGAGGGTGGAAAATATTTGAATTACTTTAGAAATCCAGAAGAAGCAATAAAGGTATTTAAATCAGGTGCTAGAATGGCTAAAGGAACCACTACTGAAACAGGACTCGTAGAATCATTTTTTGCAAATCCATTTGGACCAGCTCAAAAACAAGCTGAAACTAATATTCTTATTGAGAAATATTTTAAAACTATGTTTGAAAATGGACAAGTTAAAGTTGGACAAATCAGAACATGTTTAGGGGTAAGTGGCCAAGAAAAAGATGGTCCAAGAAATGCAGCAATAGAATTGTTTGATGAAATAAAGAAAATGAAATAA
- a CDS encoding transcriptional regulator AsnC (transcriptional repressor of asnA which codes for aspartate-ammonia ligase), with translation MTLISNNPLDELDLQILDLLIKDCRTPYLEIARICHVSGGTIHVRMKKMEDLGIIKGSRILLNLPKLGYDVCCFVGIYVDKTSSFNTVFDKMSHINEVVELHLTTGNYSMFAKIVCTNISDLQDVLLNKINNIDGIQRTDTFVSLSQPIDRNISL, from the coding sequence ATGACTTTAATTTCAAATAACCCTTTAGATGAATTAGACTTACAAATATTGGACTTGTTAATAAAAGATTGCAGAACACCATATTTGGAAATTGCAAGAATTTGTCATGTTAGTGGTGGTACTATTCATGTTAGAATGAAAAAAATGGAGGACTTAGGAATAATAAAAGGTTCTAGAATACTTTTAAATCTTCCTAAATTAGGATATGATGTATGTTGCTTTGTTGGAATATATGTTGATAAAACTTCTTCATTTAATACTGTATTCGATAAAATGTCACATATAAATGAAGTTGTGGAATTACATTTAACTACAGGCAACTATTCTATGTTTGCAAAAATAGTTTGTACTAATATTTCAGATTTGCAAGATGTATTACTTAATAAGATAAATAATATTGATGGAATACAACGAACTGATACCTTCGTTTCTTTATCTCAACCTATAGATAGAAATATTTCTTTATAA
- a CDS encoding histidinol phosphatase, with protein MGKKKSTKNSLNIDALNFYYGIPHAHCVFSTGRGTPIEAFDYARHAGLDFLILTDHNNYLTKTVHLKGTELSKWDTAKYLASRYNKKHDNFLALIGFESKTNPFGDINIINSNRFFTGTVNNLQLLVLWMLNNPTACVSINHPHKTIEHLEYNPILNKLITSIEVGNGSSPNKYLRYEKYYYYLLDNGWKLGAINGQDNHKLNFGDDENLTCVISDELTSTSVVNAFRNRRTYSTESKSLIMYFTINDNFMGDIIPSDNEDLQFSIFAHDPIHKILQIDIISAGGIIVKKISGLNLNKVKYLYNHESLKNELWYIIKVTLDNNKIAISSPIFRE; from the coding sequence TTGGGTAAAAAAAAATCAACGAAGAATAGTCTTAATATAGATGCTTTAAATTTCTATTATGGTATCCCTCATGCTCACTGTGTATTTTCAACTGGACGTGGTACTCCTATTGAAGCTTTTGATTATGCAAGACATGCTGGCCTCGATTTTCTAATTTTAACAGATCATAATAATTATTTGACTAAAACTGTACATTTAAAAGGAACTGAATTAAGTAAGTGGGATACAGCTAAATATTTAGCTTCACGCTATAATAAGAAACATGATAATTTTTTAGCATTAATAGGTTTTGAAAGCAAAACCAATCCCTTTGGAGATATTAATATAATAAATTCTAATAGATTCTTCACTGGCACAGTAAATAATCTTCAATTATTGGTTCTTTGGATGCTTAATAACCCCACTGCATGTGTTTCAATTAATCATCCACATAAAACAATAGAGCATTTAGAATATAATCCTATTTTAAATAAACTAATAACTTCTATAGAAGTTGGTAATGGTTCTTCTCCTAACAAATATTTAAGATATGAGAAATATTATTATTACTTACTTGATAATGGTTGGAAATTAGGGGCTATAAATGGTCAAGACAATCACAAATTAAATTTTGGTGATGATGAAAACTTAACATGTGTAATTTCAGATGAGCTTACAAGTACTTCAGTCGTTAATGCTTTTAGAAATCGCCGCACATATTCAACTGAATCTAAATCTTTAATTATGTATTTCACAATAAATGATAATTTTATGGGTGATATAATCCCATCAGATAATGAAGATTTACAATTTTCAATTTTTGCTCATGACCCAATTCATAAAATATTACAAATTGATATTATTTCTGCCGGTGGAATAATAGTAAAAAAAATATCTGGTTTGAACTTAAATAAAGTAAAATATTTATATAATCATGAATCCTTAAAAAATGAATTGTGGTATATAATCAAAGTAACCTTAGATAATAATAAAATTGCCATAAGTTCTCCTATCTTTAGAGAATAA
- a CDS encoding gamma carbonic anhydrase family protein encodes MIKNFMDMKPILEEEIYIAETAVIIGDVTLKRNSNIWFGAVLRGDEESIVVGENTNIQENAIVHVDENNKVEIGDGCTIGHGVIVHGCKIGNNTLVGMGAIILNGAKIGNNTIVGAGSLITQNKVFEDGVLIIGNPAKVVRKLTEEEIDNNKKSYLNYIELSKKFRNMK; translated from the coding sequence ATGATAAAGAATTTCATGGATATGAAACCTATTTTAGAAGAAGAAATTTATATTGCAGAGACAGCAGTAATTATTGGAGATGTGACGTTAAAAAGAAATTCAAATATATGGTTTGGTGCTGTTCTTAGAGGCGATGAAGAAAGCATAGTTGTAGGAGAAAATACTAATATTCAAGAAAATGCTATAGTACATGTTGACGAAAACAATAAAGTAGAAATTGGGGATGGATGTACAATTGGACATGGTGTAATAGTACATGGATGCAAGATTGGAAATAATACTTTAGTTGGAATGGGTGCTATAATATTAAACGGAGCAAAAATTGGCAATAATACTATTGTAGGTGCAGGAAGTTTAATAACTCAAAATAAAGTATTTGAGGATGGCGTTTTAATTATTGGGAATCCTGCAAAAGTAGTGAGAAAGTTAACAGAAGAAGAAATTGATAATAATAAGAAATCTTATTTAAATTATATAGAACTAAGTAAGAAATTTAGGAATATGAAGTAA
- a CDS encoding DNA-binding protein — MMIIGEYNKLKVSKKVEFGYYLEDEFGDEVLLPNSAAKEHEIKEGDKLEVFIYRDSKDRLISTLKKPLVTVGQIAYLEVVSQNNIGAFVNIGLERDLFVPLREQGFKLKEGKKYLFYMYVDKTDRLAGTTRIDSHLYLAEEGKYKSSDEVSAIVYDTCENGTLNVMIDGKYRGLILANEHFEYIHPGEEIQARVKIIYEDGTLGITTRKKRLDEREVLTEKILIYLKENGGFMPFNDKSSSEDIKKEFNTSKNYFKMTLGGLMKQKLITQDKEGTRLL, encoded by the coding sequence ATGATGATAATTGGAGAATACAATAAATTAAAAGTGAGCAAAAAGGTGGAATTTGGATATTACCTTGAGGATGAATTTGGTGATGAAGTTTTACTTCCTAATAGTGCAGCAAAGGAACATGAAATTAAAGAAGGCGATAAGTTAGAAGTATTTATTTATAGAGATTCTAAAGATAGATTAATTTCAACTTTAAAAAAACCACTTGTAACAGTAGGTCAAATTGCCTATTTAGAAGTTGTGAGTCAAAATAACATTGGAGCATTTGTAAACATTGGACTTGAGAGAGATTTATTTGTTCCACTAAGAGAGCAAGGGTTTAAGCTTAAAGAAGGTAAAAAATACTTGTTTTACATGTATGTAGATAAAACTGATAGATTAGCAGGTACAACAAGAATAGATTCACACTTATATTTGGCAGAAGAAGGTAAATATAAATCTTCTGATGAGGTTAGTGCAATAGTTTATGATACGTGTGAAAATGGTACTTTAAATGTAATGATAGATGGGAAATATAGAGGATTAATATTAGCAAATGAGCATTTTGAGTACATACATCCAGGTGAAGAAATACAAGCGAGAGTTAAGATTATTTATGAAGATGGAACTCTTGGAATAACAACAAGAAAGAAACGATTAGATGAAAGAGAAGTATTAACGGAAAAAATACTTATATATCTAAAAGAGAACGGTGGATTTATGCCATTTAATGATAAGTCTTCTTCTGAGGATATAAAAAAAGAATTTAATACAAGTAAAAATTACTTCAAAATGACTCTTGGTGGATTGATGAAGCAAAAGTTAATAACACAAGATAAAGAAGGAACTAGACTTCTTTAA